A genomic window from Silene latifolia isolate original U9 population chromosome Y, ASM4854445v1, whole genome shotgun sequence includes:
- the LOC141633001 gene encoding uncharacterized protein LOC141633001, protein MDGNCIPSQGKFKAVPIWIRLCGLGLKFWGENCLPKLGSLFGKFMRVNCATLDKTRLGYARLMIEVHVGQDLPDKIYFKDEKGVEVSVLVEYEWRPDICNICKGIGHISGKCRKAGVSSAHGAAPAPVPVPVPARPVQVWRPVVRPRPVINQKGKAPMQATVANPVSPSLKFGVPTYHDSSVLVPVSPIIQVVRQEHNTPASTSKTYAECVSSGNGSPEKNGGTIVPIIMETKVKAQDFLLILNNLGQNWYGMNNNIHHNGGGVWLLWASQVFHVTHIACSAQQIIVEVTKLATRDVFWFTVVYGLNDEEDRRSLWTELQQIKDMTVVPWCIYGDFNVVLNFNERKGRSVL, encoded by the exons ATGGACGGAAACTGCATCCCTAGCCAAGGAAAATTTAAAGCTGTTCCCATATGGATTCGTTTATGTGGTTTAGGCTTGAAATTTTGGGGGGAGAACTGTTTACCCAAGTTGGGCTCTTTGTTTGGGAAATTCATGCGTGTTAATTGTGCAACTCTGGATAAAACTAGGCTAGGATATGCAAGGTTAATGATTGAGGTGCACGTTGGCCAAGATCTTCCTGATAAAATTTACTTCAAGGATGAAAAAGGAGTGGAAGTTAGTGTTCTGGTGGAGTATGAGTGGCGGCCTGATATCTGTAACATATGCAAGGGTATTGGTCACATTTCAGGCAAATGCAGGAAAGCAGGTGTGAGTTCTGCTCATGGTGCTGCCCCTGCACCAGTCCCTGTTCCAGTCCCTGCTAGACCGGTGCAAGTATGGCGTCCTGTTGTGAGACCAAGGCCTGTAATTAATCAGAAGGGTAAGGCTCCTATGCAAGCTACTGTTGCCAATCCTGTAAGCCCTTCTCTGAAATTTGGTGTACCTACTTACCATGATTCCAGTGTGTTAGTGCCTGTTAGCCCTATCATTCAGGTGGTGAGACAGGAACATAACACTCCTGCATCTACTTCGAAAACTTATGCTGAATGTGTGAGTTCTGGTAATGGAAGTCCAGAAAAGAATGGGGGAACTATTGTGCCAATTATAA TGGAGACTAAGGTTAAGGCTCAGGATTTCTTACTTATTTTAAATAACCTGGGGCAGAATTGGTATGGtatgaataataatatacatcaCAATGGTGGGGGAGTCTGGCTTCTTTGGGCTTCTCAGGTGTTCCATGTTACTCATATAGCTTGCTCTGCACAACAAATCATTGTTGAAGTCACTAAGCTTGCTACTAGAGATGTTTTTTGGTTTACTGTAGTTTATGGACTTAATGATGAGGAAGATAGAAGGAGCCTATGGACTGAGCTTCAGCAGATTAAGGATATGACTGTTGTACCATGGTGTATATATGGGGACTTTAATGTTGTGTTGAATTTTAATGAAAGAAAAGGCAGGAGTGTTTTATAG
- the LOC141633002 gene encoding uncharacterized protein LOC141633002, with protein MDIQAQGAFFTWNNKQDPTTRVFSHINRCMVTEDWIQQYPDSYAYFMNEGLFDHTPVICYRRKSCQTRKSSFRYFNMRGLYEDFKSIVKREWDNPIAGILMFQITTKLRNLKKPLKELNKNKYSEIEKATDVARQQLDEL; from the coding sequence ATGGATATCCAAGCTCAGGGGGCGTTTTTCACTTGGAATAATAAACAAGACCCGACCACTAGGGTTTTTTCTCACATTAATAGATGTATGGTCACTGAGGATTGGATTCAGCAGTACCCTGACAGTTATGCATATTTTATGAATGAGGGTTTGTTTGATCATACGCCTGTTATTTGCTATCGAAGGAAGAGTTGTCAGACAAGAAAATCCTCATTCAGATACTTCAATATGCGGGGTTTGTATGAAGACTTCAAGAGTATTGTTAAAAGGGAATGGGATAACCCCATTGCTGGAATTTTAATGTTCCAGATTACCACTAAGTTAAGGAACCTGAAAAAACCTTTGAAGGAACTTAACAAGAACAAGTACTCTGAAATTGAAAAGGCAACTGATGTAGCTAGACAACAATTAGATGAATTATAA